From the Argentina anserina chromosome 3, drPotAnse1.1, whole genome shotgun sequence genome, the window AGGCATAAACCTTAGGGTTTGCAGTCTCGTTGGTGGTTGGAGGAcgaatgacaaaaattagtgcCCACTGGTGGCCAAGGAGCTGAAGGTGATGGTTGAGATTGTGGGTAAGTGTTTGGGGTTTGGGATTGGGTAGTGTGGGATGTGTTTGAGCTTGAAGTAGTATTGGAAAGGGATATGGTAGGGGAAAGTTGATTTTGGCGGTGTTTGTTTTGCCAAGGAAAATGACGGTACGGGCGGTGCAGATTTTTGTCTTGGAGCTTCAACTCAAATCGCTAAGCCAATCGTTGGGCATGTGCCAAGGTTGCTGGATCGAATAAACAAACTTCATGTTGGATTTCCAGCTTCAAGCCGCCAAGGAAAGCTGAGAGGAAGTTATCGTTAGACCACTCCGAAATCCGGCAGGCTAAGAGtgtgaactcagagatgaaaGCATCGATGGAGGACTTTTGCTATTTTGTAATATGTCAGAGTACCACCACAAAAATGAGCGAGAAAAGCTTCTACACATTTTTCCCAAGTTGCATTGGGTTGCCTATGTTGAAGAAGTTCATCCAAAGTGATGGATTTGGCCCAAAATTGGCTGCCACAGCGGCCACGTGCTCCTCCGACATAATATGTTGAGGATTGATGTATCGCTTGGCCATGGCGAGCTAGCCCACAACGTCGTCGCCCCTGAAGCGAGGTAAGTCGATATTTGGTGGTCTGCAAAACTGTTGGTGTTGTTGCAAATTAGGTTGGTGGTGATGGATTTGTGGTACTTGTGGATGAGGTTGTGGGAGCGAAGGCAGAGGATTGAGGTTTGGTTGATAGGGTATGTGTTGATAACCCAAAGTTTGGGAAATGGAGAATGGAGGTAGTGAGGTAGTGGTGGAATTGATTGCAGCAGCAGTGGAGTAGCTAGGGGTGTTCGTAGGGCGGCGGAGGGTTGTAGTGGGAGCTGGAGTAGTGGGTGTAACCATGCTTATTGAAGAGAAAGTGCCAAATGTAATGCCTAGATCGGGAGAAGATGGGCTCACTGGGGGTTGTTGAAGGATTATGGATTAGGATGAAAGAGATTGGAAGATGTTGGCTTGAAAGAGCTCTATATTGGCTGCCATCCGCTCTTCAAAATCCATGCAGCGATCGACGGCATTGTCAAGGCCTTGGTGAAGCTCATCACGAAGCATCTACATTGCTTGCCAGAGCTCATTGAGCTAGGGTTGGGATACTTCATCATGTTGAAAAGATGAAGAGAGAATGCGATTGGTACGGTTTTAGTGGAGGTGGGAAGAGGCGGAACGTGAGCAGTGGGGAGAGGGGTGGTGGAGGGTATTGAAACTTGAACGTTTCTTACCTGAGCCATaccggctctgataccagataATAGAGCCACCTGGGTTTAAAGAGGATTTGCAGAAAGGtaaaaaagtaaatgaaaGGGAGTTCAAAGTATTTTCATTGATTGATTGCTAGATCAGCCAAGTACAATATATGAAGCTAAAAGGGTGGGCAGATGCCACAACAAAGTACAAAAGGATCCTACATCTTAGGAGGCCAAAAGAGAACAAAAGAGTACAGCTTGACTTAGTCTTCAAAGGGACATTATAGATGAAGAAGACAGATTAGATTAACAAGTGCTTAAAGAGATCTTGTATTCCATGTAATGAGTGTGGTCCTAACACCGTATGGCCTAGTAGAAAAATACTCCGCCGACCATCAATGCTGCCGGTCGACTTCAAGTGGTCTGACCCGACCCTTCACCATTGAGCGGAATCACCGCCTACTCACCAAACCAGTCGATGAAGATTGATCAGTGTTCCCCAAGGTCCTCGAGATGTGAGTCGCCACTTCTTGGAAACAGATGAGAGGAGATCTGGGCAGCAACCCTAAAACATAAAAGCAACAGATAAATGAGACTGCGAACTATCTTCATTATAAGTTGATAAGAAACAAAGTGAAGCAATCACACCAATATAAGCATCTTAAAAATAAAGGATATACACCAAAACACTACGATAAAACTTTGACAAACTTATAAGGAAATGGATACCTGGAAGTGATGTCTCATACTCACAAACACAAACACGTATCATACCCAAGAGAATACCATTCATGTAAACAAAATTTTAATGCAATAAGACTGtaagaatataaaaatgcACCAAATGTGTACTAGTGACTTCATTTAGAAACTTTACTAGGGTGCAGCCTCTGTTAGGAGTACTGAAAAAGATTCCAGAAAAAATGCAGCCTTTATGTTTGAAATGTGAAACTACGTCTACACAATTTCCATTGAATTCAAGCTTGAACAATTacagtttttattttctcagtCCAAAGCCAGAAAGCATCATGCCCTACAAAGAATGTAGCATTGTCAGACTTGCTCACCTTACAATCAATTTGATCGGAGTGGGAAATTGAGGATTTGATCTTCAGACCCTCGGCAACAACAATGATTACTTCCCTTCATGTATCTGAATCAATCCCAACAACTAGATTTTATAACGCAAACACATACCTCAATCTCCAAGCACAGAGACAATAACACAAGAAGCAGCTCAAAGAGAGAATATTGTGTAGCATTTGAGTGGCCATAggagaaaatgaagaacaagTAACTATTTCCTAAAAGCTAGCATGCAAAACCAGATCAGAGAATAGAAGATGGTACATTTATGCTTTAACTACACCAATTCAAGAAAATCAACTTTAGATTCAAAGCTATAATTCTACCTTCAAATTTCCCAAATGGCAGAAGCTTCCTCACGAATTTGGTGAAGCAAAATCCGTCAAGGTAAAGTCGAATAATTAAATCAGCTTCTTGATACCTCACCAAGCTGCATACGAAGCCTAATGAATCCTAGAATTGACATAAGAGTCTCCAATTTTTTAAGAACAACACCGAGCAGTAAACCcagaaaaattcaaaatcgaaTTAGTGAAGAAATCAATCAAGATAAATCACCAGGATGATGAAGACGACGAGATGAATGATTTCCATACCAAATTAAATTGAATTGGTGGCTGCAAACGCAGGTGCCACCTTGATGTTTGACACTGTTCAAGGCGATTTCTCCTTCTACGATCGCCAATCGGAAAAGTGAAAGCCGGAAACGCGTCGGCGACATCGAAATAGGTTGAACAGAGGCGGTGCAGCGGCCGGAGCGAAGCGGAAGGCGTAGGAAGGACGGTGGTTTGGCGCGTCGGTGTCAAGTCGCGAAGAGGGAGGTTGGTTCGAGAGCTCGATCTGTTTGCTCTTAATTACTCTCCAATACACATACATAGTCTAAATGATCCAATGGCTGAAATAATTAACCAATTTCTACGGCCAAGAATGCACCGTAACCATTTTCTGATTTTCCAAATAATTCCTTTAAATTTCCCAACTTTAgaaaaatcatataaatagCTCGCTAATTCTTAACATTCTTGTGTACTCGACGTGATGTATACGACTTTTAATTCAAGAGAGTCTTATCTGAATAACTctgaaaaatatttttgagcatttattttaattaatcaCCGCGATCGTAAATAATTACTAACGATCTCAACGTaaatcgttaataacttcggAGCCCACATCCACTCTTGGTCTGGGTATTCTACTAACAACGAGAAGAACAAGAATCGTGTGTTGGAGAAATGTTTTGTCAAAAATATCGATAGATCTAGGTGAGAATGAACATAGATAAGGTAATGAGTTAATCTAATGGCGCCCGAGGGTTTCTATATGTCGTAGTATTTCATAGATAAAATAAAGAATCTTAAGAGAGTGTTCTACTATTTGTCTTGGAGAAGCAATGGTATTTTACCAACAAAATATACATTTGGTGTAGTTTAGGGACATATATAAGTCTCTAAACATGAGTGTGGATATACCTAAAGTGTTTAGAGACACATAAGTGTGTCTTTTGCATATATAGGGACACATGATTTGtgccaaatatatattgaggGACACAAGCTAACATATGTCCCCAAAATACAAGAATATAGGAACACTTGTTTATTTGTTCCTAAAATAAATGTCCCCTGACCCTTAATTTTCTAGTAGTGTATTTAGTTATAAATGGTGAGATTCCCTAACAAATTAAAACCCGGATAAAGCTTTGTTATTGTCTGCATGCACCTGATGCAGTGTCTTTTCAACATCCCGATTAAATTAGAGTAGGGCTCatcaacgggccgggccgagtATTTTCTCAAATATCAAGATCCAAGTCCGTCCACGTAAAGAGGGGCTTAggcttttgcgggccgggcGTTGCGggattgtattagaaaaaaaagggTGAACATCCATTTAGTCCCTAGGGTCTTAGGTCAATATTCGTTTAGTCCCTTAGTTTTTGTTCTAATATGTTTAGTTCCTGAACTTACATTTCCTTCTCTAAATAGTATTTATGTTAAAATTTTCTGTCAATTGTTTAAATCAACTGTAATTTGACCATTTGACCCCTAGTTGAATTTTAAGAgtgtaagaaaaaaaaggtaaatCAGTACTTTAGTTAAAAAATAACGGAGAGTTAATGGAGAATTAACGGTTTAGAGTGTTTAGGTTACGTTTTGAAAGTTTAAGGACTATAAATTACAACTGAAGTTGAAGGACTAAATAGATCAAGGTTGCAAACCTTAGGGACTATACAGATttttacccaaaaaaaaaacataatacttttatttaatggttgatcaataaaagaattattaaaaaatattttaaaaaaagtcacaaaaaaattatagtttcgaaatattgttaATCGACAccgatagatgtgatcgatatatatatatttagggaccgtgtaaaaattCCGTCCGTTttaaacatggtttgaccgtccgaacctacggtcaaccaaaaaagagccgttttgacataataaaaccttatTGACCGGAGCTTTACCAAATAGGTTTCCTCGTTACGATCACGCAAAATtggtgataaaaattaggtgatttcaaatatgtaaacagctttcggcattcgcatcttggtaaagGGTCATCCCttaaggcatattagtggtgttttgggtttaccggaaattccaacAATAaaacgagatccgaattggatgaaatttttacagggtcactaaataagtaccgatcacatcggctggtgtcaattaatcctgagaagtttccttcatatagtcactacataatgcgatagttttattttaaacatagtataaaaggttatgatacattcgtggacacttcggtgatCGAAAACTCCGGTAATACAGTCGGTCGACACCAAcaaatgtgatcggtatagatatatatatatagacctcGTAAAAATTTTGTTCGTTTTAgacatagtttgaccgtccgtacctacggtcaacaaaaaaagtggcattttgacatattaaaacctcattgactagggctttaccaaatgagtttcctcgactgaccgcgcacgatcggtgataaAAACgagatgatttcatatatgcaaactgatagagcgttcgtttagaacgtctataaaataccctgaaaaacatcatcgttagtatagaataagcagggatcgttcagtccggggaatcaaaagggcctcaaaacttatcatgttattgggggatttgagttggattctaaaactactacttaaactaaatcctaaattacttatatacaattgatcaaccattcatcacataaccaaaacacgaattcaactcaagaaacatgtatgacacgcatagaacaacatatatgcagcaaattatttcgattcttcttaagtccatttcaattccaattctaattagagtccgaagcggttcatctaatcgttaagacttcttaattatttagaatcaacgaagcgttcaatcctaaacatatgctaaagagagttcaacataacgaagtgttctagttaaacaacaaagtagcacataagcacattaagtcgaattgaagacatgttacacaagcatggcgtcactcatcttgattaaacatgcaaattcctagaactatcacagccatatataagtatccataattgaaacacgaagcgcatattcaatcaatgaacactttggtgaatgaaatcgcaaccttaggagaaccatggcattggcttcctcaagcattgatttagatgcacaaattcaaggaattaattgacataaaacctaaataaaaatcggaaatcctactgcccatagatgctacacacgacataaacacatattcaagagttcatacaatcaaaacataaaaccaaagaagtctgaatttatgttcttcatatataaaaccgaaaataacatccaatgattcatacaatgaattcgaaatttgcagaaaataaaaagaaagattacaagccatggatgaatcacacattagaaaaccttgaaggatggaggaagatgaattcgaattggtgaaggaggaagatgagcacggcttggtgatgatagatgaaggtttttgacttgaattttctggatgtatttaggcagcaattcggctttgtttgtaagagaatggagatggtgaattgtgagggaggccatgccttttatagaggaaggaggagaggaggggctgctagggctttgaatgggctgatccatgtatttccttttttttcttttctttccttctcgattgaatgatgatcatctttgttagtcacatgcattctcccttcttttagaccacatgcattcttcagaattatctctttgttctctccttcatttttcttcttttgtttccttctttttttattctttccatttaatggccggatgaactttccctcctttgaggctgcatacttattccttttcatcttattcagaaactaaattacttgtttctttttttctccttttgtttccttcttctcctctttctttccataatttccaagtcattatctcacatttaattctgaaataaggaaaggaaataataaatataaatcacaaatgttacagaaatgtcgaataataaaaatcctaactcaattaggtttcctagtttgataaggaatactactctatgtaCTCTTGACAATTTCTGTATTTTACActcgttttagcaccaaaagggaacgaacgtcactaaagactcctaactcgacttaatgactctatactacaataataagagctaagcaaagtacaaatgtaagtaaaaatatgttaagaacgtcgcacaaagtgcgcCTATcacaaacggctttcgacgtTCGAATCTTGGTAATAGGTCATCttttagggcatattagtagtgttttcactttaccggaaattctgactgTCAGACGAGGTCCGGATTAGATGAAGTTTTaacatggtccctaaatattagtACCGATAACATGAGCcggtgtcgattaatcccgagaagtttacttcatataattacttcataatgctacaattttattttaaaattagtATAAAGTAATAATATAAAGAActaaaaattttaaatcttgtattattaacatatataatattttatgtataattattacaaaaaagacatataattgatatatgtataatatattatatgtatgtataatattttatttttttggcagGCTTTTGGCGGGGCGGGCTCACGGCTGGGCCGAGTTCACACTTCTAAACTAAGttcggccctctacccacggaagttGGTTTTGACGAGCTTTCTCGCTTGTCGGGCCGGGTAAAaacccatcgggcttgcgCCTCTCTGCGGACTTTTTGAATCCGCaagctaaatgatgaggcctaaatTAGAGCTTaattatcatcatcaacatattCGATTAATGATGAAATATCAATCtcaagacaaatcacaattttcTCAACTATAGGTGGCTAAAGAAAAgtaatgaatatatatatatatatataatatatatatatatataatatatatatatatatatatatatatatacacctgTGTACTATAGCTAGGCCGGCGCGGCTAGTCCTTAGATGTTACGCAATTTGTTCATCGATCTAACATCTGGCTGGTGTACCTATTCAAAGTGGATGGCAATAATCATGGCATGGGAATTGAAAGATACAAGATGGAACAGTATTCGATCTATTAAACTTAACAAATTTGCTAAACACTactcaaatatatatcatcttTTAATAGACTGTTGAAAGATAACGTAATTGAGAAAAATGTTAATTGAcaatatttcattattcagaTCATAGGTGGTTAGAAAATTCGATAAGCTCGATTGATCATAGACATCAGACTAAATATACAATTATTCAGAATAAACTAAAGCGGACAATTACGTCTGCTTAAAAATTGTCCGCTTAAACTCAATCAAAGATGCTCGaaagtttatatataattcatgttGAAGCGTTCTGGAATGTTATCCTCTTACTCATTTGTATCAATCCATATAGAACTATACAAGCCAAACGCCATGATTATCTAGCTTGTAGGCGTGCTCAAAATTCAAATGCATTTGTGATTCATTTCATTCTCATGAGTCATGAATCAGCCAGACTCCATTCCACGGTTTCCCTAATAGGAgaaattttcttctttttctatttttcaggTCAAACTTAGTCACCTACGTTATTGTTCATTTATAACTAATCAGTCTAATTGATTATATCGGTCAAGAGTAACACGAAAGCTAAGTAGTAAGTACCCCCTAATTATAACTATTAACGTCAATATATCTGAGTTGGGTGACACCATCAAAGCCATGTAACTTATATTATTACACTACTGCACGTAGCCTAGTTACTCAGCTCCTCTCAATTATGAAAACGCGTTTCTCCCTCTGCTCTCTATTCTATGGCGCCggccctctttctctcttttggtGTCTCTTTGTTCTTTAATCTCCTCTTCAATCTTCATCAAACTATTGTAGTATAAATACTACTACCCACCCAACCCACTCAAGactcaactctctctctctctctctcatggcttccttcttgttcttgttcttctgcTCCCTTtttcctctctccctctccgcCACCACCCATCTCTCACTTTCTTTCCCTCTGTTCACTCCAGACTCTCGACCCCCAAGCACCACTGCTACCAACTCTCTCCATGACTCCCTTATTTCTAGACCCAACAAAGGTGGCGCCCCCTCCTACAACTACAAGCTTCCGTTCAAGTACTCCATGGCTCCCATCGTCTCCCTCCCCATAGGAACACCTCCCCAGACGCAGCAGCTGGTTCTCGACACCGGAAGTCAGCTTTCCTGGATTCAGTGCCACAAGAAGAAGCCCGTCGTCCGGACTTCTCCTCCGGCAACCATGTTCgacccttctctctcctccaCCTTCTCCAACCTCCCTTGCAACCACCCCATCTGCAAGCCCCGAGTTCCCGACTTCACCCTCCCCACCACCTGCGACCAGAACCGCCTCTGCCACTACTCCTACTTCTACGCCGACGGCACCCTCGCCGAGGGCAATCTCGTCAGAGAAAAATTCACATTCTCCAGGGCCACCAGCACCCCGCCCCTCACTCTCGGCTGCGCCCAGGACACCAGTGACACCAAGGGAATTTTGGGCATGAATCTTGGCCGCTTGTCCTTTCCTTCCCAAGCCAAAATTACCAAATTCTCATACTGCATACCCTCCCGCCCAGTTCAAACCGGGACATTTTACCTCGGTAATAATCCCAATTCCCCTAATTTTCAATACGTTGACCTTTTGACTTTTGGTCAACGTCAACGCATGCCGAATTTGGACCCTGTGGCCTACACGGTGGCGATGCTTGGGGTGAGACTAGGCGGCAAGAGGCTGAGCATTCCGCCTTCAGTGTTCCGGCCCGACGGGGGCGGGGCGGGTCAGACCATGGTCGACTCCGGATCCGAGTTGACATATTTTGTGGACGAAGCGTATAAAGAAGTGAAAGAAGAGATTGTGAGATTGGTCGGGGCAAAGTTAAAGAAGGGGTACACGTACGGAAACGTCGCCGATATGTGTTTCGATAGTAACATCGGAGCATTGATAGGTGACATGGTGTTAGAGTTTGATAAAGGAGCCGAGATTATGATACCAAAAGAGCAAATTTTACACAATGTGGAGGGCAAAGTGTGGTGCGTGGCGATCGGGCGTTCTGACATGATCGGCGCGGCGAGTAACATAATCGGCAACGTTCATCAACGGAATCATTGGGTAGAGTTTGATTTGGCAAATCGTAGAGTAGGGTTTGGCAAGGCGGATTGTAGCAGATCGGTGTGAAAAGTGTGAAGAAGCAAGAGCCAGAAATATCATGCACAGTGGTGGACAAATGAAGTCGTTTTCGTGATGATTTTACATAAGAGGCATATAGAGGAGGCCAACTCAACTAGCTAGTTGCCAGGCAATAAGTAGTGATATCAATGATTGGACTATTTCAAGAAAACAACAAAGCTAGATTGAGACTAATGTAAATACTAAATACAAAGAATGTGTGGGATATCTTATTTTGCTTCCAAAAAttgatcctttttttttattaaacatCTTTATATATTCGTTCAATCAAAAATTCCCAATTTCATGGTTGCAAACAACAAACTTTTTAGCTGACCAGGACAACACTCCGTATGTGTGGAACCAGAGAACGCGTTCTacaacaaaaagaagaaaatgacaacagaAGAATTTCATATTGGCAAAATGCAAGTGACTTGTGATGCTTTTGTGGGTTCTGTATCTaacaacaaacacaaaaacacaaaacacaaGTCACATAAAATGATAAAGCAAAGGAAGCAAATATGTGTTTGAtcattgaaaaaagaaaagaaaaaggggaaGCAAATATGTGGGTTCAGGTGGATCAAGTGTTGACCAAATAGGCGGATGCTCGGTTACGTTATATTTGACTATTTGGGGCATCTGGCTAGACAGAGTCAGAGATTATTAGGACAAGGTTGGGACTAATTCTAACCAAGAGCATTCATGCAGGGAAGTTTTGAGGTTTCCAGAACAATGATCATCTTGAAGGAATTTATACACATACGACACGTTTATGATCAACTTGGAATAGAGTTCAGTGACTTAGCTTATTGAACTCATGATGAAAACTGGGACAGGTGTAAAACAAAAGATGAATACCTCATGTATCTCGGTCCCTATCATGCATGGTGTCTCTCCAAGAGCTGTCACATTTTGCAAGCCCTACCGTCTGTTTCTTCTCATCTACAATCTCTTCAACAACACTACTCTTTCTAAGATCCCCCAAAATCTCTTTATTTGCCGATAGAATCTCCAAAATTATCATATGTATACAGGGAAGGAGACTCATACACATAGCTTGATAGGAATATGTTCTGATACTAAACAGATCGAGACCAAGTTACACTGTTTTCTTGATATAATAAGTGACATCTTCTATTATTCTAGACGATAAAAAAAAGCAGATATTAATTTATatgattcaaaattttcaacttCTAATATACATTTTCCCAGTAAATGAACAACCTAACAAATTAGCCAAAATGCTAAACTTGAGGAGTAGCTATACACACCTGAAAGGATAGAAGCTGATTCCAAAGCAATTAGAGCCTGCAAGatgtttgtgaaagacacTTTAATGTCATAAACTCTGTAGTAACATACAATATTCCTTGCGAAGAGATTTCTTGAAAAGTTAAACAAATGTAAACTTGGTACTGGACGATTAAAGCAAAAAGTAAACGTGGATTGGATATTGGGAATTATAATTTTCGAACCGGAAAGCCTGTGAAAATAACTTTTAACAAAATTCTTGTGCACTAGACCAGATTGGGGTTCACTACTGTTTTTGTTGTAATATATATTCTGAATTTCGGTAAATTGATATGGATCTTTATTGTTATTTTTGACTATTACATCTTCAAAATATAGATGTACTGATTTAGTTTCTTGCAATTATCTATGAGGTAAAAGAGATGGATATACAGACAAATACCTCGCGTACAGGCTGCCTTGCGTGCTTAGTAACTCTCCAGGTTATGTCACAGTTTGGAAGCCTCCCGACTGTTTCTTCTCACAGAAAATCTCTTTACTGGCAGGCCTCTTTATACTGAAGATCCTCAATTCCTCATCATTTTGTCTCTTAATTGTTATCAACCAAAAACCCATCCTTCTTGAGTTTACTTTGTTTGCCAAGAGAGTCTCCAAAACCATCAATTGTATCCAATGAAGGAGACTCGTATGCACAGCTTGAACACCAGTTTATGATGACCGTTGGCTCCgatttaaaaccacatacataTCAATGATTTCATAACAGCAATCCTGGATATTTACCAAATCAGAGAATCATATGCAAAGGATTGCATCGCTTATTCTCAATAGACAAGCATTTCAGTGAAATGGGGAAAACAACAACCACATAAATGATGactgctcgattactcgacatcaatatttaaccctgaacacatcatagtagtataaagcaagagggtatcgttcacaaaccggggatccagccagggcttaggatcataacacttacacgaattcataaaggttttaaggtttgatatagtttcggattgaatcataaaaacagtaaataaaccctaaactaatatatacatgtgattaaccaaccaacacataaacaatcaccaaaacatctCATACAAAGGAAATCGAACCAAGCTCTATGTCTTTCTTGCATCATGCCGAAACCATATATAttgaacaactaaggttggatcatgcaatctaagttccaaatcagtaacctatatgcatagacacttaacacattcaagtcttgccactcggcttcattgaaatctaacatgttcatcttaccacataatcccaaagccatgcatatcgaattcattaagtatgtcacctacttaaccccca encodes:
- the LOC126788378 gene encoding uncharacterized protein LOC126788378, whose product is MSPTRFRLSLFRLAIVEGEIALNSVKHQGGTCVCSHQFNLICLVRYQEADLIIRLYLDGFCFTKFVRKLLPFGKFEGLLPRSPLICFQEVATHISRTLGNTDQSSSTGLVSRR
- the LOC126788374 gene encoding aspartic proteinase PCS1-like, which encodes MASFLFLFFCSLFPLSLSATTHLSLSFPLFTPDSRPPSTTATNSLHDSLISRPNKGGAPSYNYKLPFKYSMAPIVSLPIGTPPQTQQLVLDTGSQLSWIQCHKKKPVVRTSPPATMFDPSLSSTFSNLPCNHPICKPRVPDFTLPTTCDQNRLCHYSYFYADGTLAEGNLVREKFTFSRATSTPPLTLGCAQDTSDTKGILGMNLGRLSFPSQAKITKFSYCIPSRPVQTGTFYLGNNPNSPNFQYVDLLTFGQRQRMPNLDPVAYTVAMLGVRLGGKRLSIPPSVFRPDGGGAGQTMVDSGSELTYFVDEAYKEVKEEIVRLVGAKLKKGYTYGNVADMCFDSNIGALIGDMVLEFDKGAEIMIPKEQILHNVEGKVWCVAIGRSDMIGAASNIIGNVHQRNHWVEFDLANRRVGFGKADCSRSV